In Paenibacillus sp. BIC5C1, a genomic segment contains:
- a CDS encoding urea amidolyase associated protein UAAP1 — MTSIRIQAGGKWSSYISRGKNIRMTAAGDRANLTTLLFQASDPSERYNMPDSLKAQHTAYLTSGHVLMSDQGRVLASIIDDTTGWHDTLSGYTTRRSTDHKYGVTTYQQERNDWYRSGYENLVVEMYRHRLTPRDLCTPVNFFSKVVCELDGTMRYESQPTAGTSITLRTEMELLLVVSNTPNPLDPEGRYPDSVIELTFSDAEPVKEDDRCLVHCEESRRAFENTWQAQSLLKGAN; from the coding sequence ATGACTTCAATTCGCATCCAAGCAGGTGGCAAGTGGTCAAGTTACATTAGCCGGGGCAAGAACATTCGAATGACAGCAGCGGGGGATCGCGCTAACCTGACAACACTTCTGTTTCAGGCTTCCGATCCTTCCGAACGTTACAACATGCCGGATTCACTCAAAGCGCAACACACCGCATATCTGACATCCGGTCATGTGTTGATGAGTGATCAGGGCCGTGTCCTTGCATCCATTATCGATGACACGACGGGTTGGCATGATACGTTGTCGGGATACACAACACGTCGAAGTACGGATCACAAATATGGAGTCACGACCTATCAGCAGGAGCGAAATGACTGGTACCGTAGCGGATATGAGAATCTGGTGGTAGAGATGTATCGACATCGGCTGACGCCTCGTGATCTCTGTACGCCGGTTAACTTTTTTTCCAAAGTGGTCTGTGAGCTGGATGGCACGATGCGATACGAATCGCAACCGACTGCAGGTACTTCGATAACGCTTCGCACGGAAATGGAACTTCTTCTCGTCGTATCCAATACACCGAATCCGCTGGACCCGGAAGGGCGTTATCCAGATTCAGTTATTGAGCTGACGTTCAGTGATGCCGAGCCTGTGAAGGAAGATGATCGCTGCCTTGTTCATTGTGAGGAGAGTCGGAGAGCATTTGAAAATACCTGGCAAGCACAATCATTACTGAAAGGGGCCAATTAA
- a CDS encoding urea amidolyase associated protein UAAP2 — protein MSTSTFVATTSTREPATAIYDHIIPAGDGWIHDLAAGQVLRIVDLEGNQAVDTLFYATEDPGDHYSAIQTITGQQNLYLTTGSVLVAESGRELLKITADTCGRHDTIGGACSAQSNTVRYSHDALPMHNCRDTFMLMLSSRPEFSKRDLAPNVNFFMNVPVTPEGKLTFADGVSGPGRYVELVALAPVTVLISNCPQLNNPCNAYNPTPAQVLIWEAEGSDSHV, from the coding sequence ATGAGCACATCAACATTTGTAGCGACCACGAGCACACGGGAACCCGCCACAGCGATCTACGACCACATCATCCCGGCAGGGGATGGGTGGATTCATGATCTGGCCGCAGGCCAGGTACTCCGCATTGTCGATCTGGAAGGGAATCAGGCGGTGGATACACTCTTTTATGCTACGGAAGATCCTGGGGATCACTATAGTGCTATTCAAACGATTACTGGACAGCAGAACCTGTATCTGACGACCGGATCAGTGCTGGTTGCGGAGTCGGGTCGGGAACTGCTTAAGATTACCGCGGATACCTGTGGCAGACACGATACGATTGGTGGAGCTTGCTCGGCACAGAGCAATACCGTTCGGTACTCCCATGATGCGCTGCCGATGCATAACTGCCGGGATACGTTCATGCTGATGCTGTCCAGTCGCCCGGAGTTCTCCAAACGGGATCTGGCTCCCAACGTCAATTTCTTCATGAATGTGCCGGTTACACCCGAAGGCAAGCTCACATTTGCAGATGGCGTATCGGGACCAGGGCGGTATGTAGAACTGGTGGCTCTAGCTCCTGTCACGGTGTTGATCAGCAACTGTCCACAGCTTAACAATCCATGCAATGCATACAATCCGACACCTGCTCAGGTGCTGATCTGGGAAGCAGAAGGGAGCGATTCTCATGTTTAA